The following are encoded in a window of Acipenser ruthenus chromosome 26, fAciRut3.2 maternal haplotype, whole genome shotgun sequence genomic DNA:
- the LOC117430788 gene encoding phosphatidylinositol transfer protein alpha isoform: MLIKEFRVILPISVEEYQVGQLYSVAEASKNETGGGEGVEVLKNEPYENNGEKGQYTHKIYHLQSKVPATVRMLAPAGALNIHEKAWNAYPYCRTIITNEYMKDDFLIKIETWHKPDLGKQENVHGLDPDTWKNVEVVYIDIADRSLVHQRDYKPDEDPSKFKSAKTGRGPLGPDWKKELSQKTDCPHMCAYKLVTIKFKWWGLQNKVENFIQKQERRLFTNFHRQLFCWIDKWIELTMEDIRRMEDETKKELDEMRVKDPVKGMTATED; the protein is encoded by the exons ATGCTCATCAAAGAGTT CCGAGTGATCCTGCCGATTTCCGTGGAGGAG TACCAGGTGGGCCAGCTGTACTCCGTGGCCGAGGCGAGTAAAAACGAGACGGGGGGCGGAGAGGGAGTGGAGGTGCTGAAGAACGAGCCCTACGAGAATAACGGAGAGAAAGGACAGTACACACACAAGATCTACCATCTCCAGAG CAAAGTCCCGGCCACCGTGCGAATGCTGGCTCCAGCGGGGGCGCTGAATATCCACGAGAAGGCCTGGAACGCATACCCCTACTGCAGGACCA TTATCACG AACGAATACATGAAGGATGACTTTCTGATTAAAATCGAAACCTGGCACAAACCAGACCTCGGAAAGCAGGAAAAC gtCCACGGGCTGGACCCAGACACCTGGAAGAACGTGGAGGTGGTCTACATTGACATTGCAGATCGATCCCTGGTGCACCAAAGG GATTACAAACCCGATGAAGATCCGTCAAAATTCAAGTCTGCGAAAACAGGCCGTGGTCCGCTGGGCCCTGATTGGAAG aAAGAGCTCTCCCAGAAGACAGACTGCCCCCACATGTGCGCCTACAAGCTGGTAACAATCAAGTTCAAGTGGTGGGGCCTCCAGAACAAAGTGGAGAACTTCATACAGAAG CAAGAGAGACGTCTCTTCACGAATTTCCACCGGCAGCTGTTCTGCTGGATCGACAAGTGGATTGAGCTGACCATGGAGGACATTCGCCGCATGGAAGATGAGACCAAGAAAGAGCTGGACGAG ATGAGAGTGAAGGATCCAGTAAAAGGCATGACTGCGACAGAAGACTGA